A genomic window from Terriglobales bacterium includes:
- a CDS encoding MoaD/ThiS family protein encodes MIRVALPQHLRTLAHVGAEVELEVPGAATQRSVLDALETRYPMLRGTIRDHVTLQRRAFLRFFACGEDLSHEPPDAPLPAAVASGQEPFLVIGAIAGG; translated from the coding sequence ATGATCCGAGTGGCGCTGCCGCAGCACCTGCGCACCCTGGCGCACGTGGGCGCCGAGGTGGAGCTGGAGGTCCCGGGCGCGGCCACGCAGCGCTCGGTGCTCGACGCCCTCGAGACCCGCTATCCCATGCTGCGTGGCACCATCCGCGACCACGTCACCCTCCAGCGCCGCGCCTTCCTGCGCTTCTTCGCCTGCGGCGAGGACCTCTCCCACGAGCCCCCCGACGCGCCCCTGCCCGCCGCCGTGGCCTCCGGCCAGGAGCCCTTTCTGGTCATCGGCGCCATCGCCGGCGGTTAG
- a CDS encoding c-type cytochrome — MGLRQKIGSVCRIFFGDPARTFGTMSVVLLVMLAIAPAKDYFSEWRGYQKQYLKLIRGRAEAVTLERRFEPGLQQIWIPEQGVTDRCTTCHLGLREASLANVSRQPFRPHPPMPHRLTEFGCVVCHRGQGGATTVEEAHSSTLAWEQPILPAKYLQASCGQCHLGALAGTPQLNLGRKLLARYGCVRCHSVHAPDGTTMQATDDPPSLAHIAQKTTREWVYAWIKNPQAYASTATMPNFGFSDADARDISAFLVAQSTAINLPAPTQAAPAAKQDPQAGASLYGESFCASCHAVQNAAGALVGGDLGPELTRIGSKAKPEWLEAWLRDPAAYDPDTKMPRYRFSEAQVALLVNFLGAKSDSDLLANVHLDAATSQQIAHGKQLVTEYGCASCHEIDGIKKPENFAPDLSRVGSRSLAQLVFAEGMPHTLPDYIAAKIRNPRAFGPGLKMPQFSFTPQQQDALTTALLALTDRAQTQPASLRVPALAESHYRPAGKAGHLMDDLRCFSCHAINGRGGDMAPDLSWEGSAVQRPWLVDFLKNPNTLRPALIRRMPRFNLTDAEIATLTDYMMTVYQDPAFNRDAAADSTPALVEQGRQLFYSKFACQSCHIADPQKDKGYIGPTLAQVGSRLTPAWVFHYLKDPQGMRPGTLEPNQNLSDADARALTAFLMSLKGKPVQEAKKR; from the coding sequence GTGGGACTTCGACAAAAGATCGGGTCGGTCTGCCGCATCTTCTTCGGTGACCCGGCGCGCACCTTCGGCACCATGAGCGTGGTGCTGCTGGTGATGCTGGCCATCGCTCCAGCCAAGGACTACTTCAGCGAGTGGCGCGGCTACCAGAAGCAGTACCTGAAGCTGATCCGCGGGCGCGCCGAAGCCGTCACCCTGGAGCGCCGCTTCGAGCCCGGCCTGCAGCAGATCTGGATCCCGGAGCAGGGCGTGACCGACCGCTGCACCACCTGCCACCTGGGTCTGCGGGAGGCCAGTTTGGCCAACGTGAGCCGGCAGCCCTTCCGCCCGCATCCGCCCATGCCCCACCGGCTCACCGAATTCGGCTGCGTGGTGTGCCACCGCGGCCAGGGCGGCGCTACCACGGTCGAGGAGGCGCATAGCAGCACGCTGGCCTGGGAGCAGCCCATCCTGCCGGCCAAGTACCTGCAAGCCTCGTGCGGGCAGTGTCACCTGGGCGCGCTCGCCGGGACGCCGCAACTGAACCTGGGACGCAAACTGCTGGCGCGCTACGGCTGCGTGCGCTGCCACAGCGTCCACGCGCCTGACGGTACCACGATGCAGGCGACGGACGACCCGCCCTCGCTGGCGCACATCGCGCAGAAGACCACCCGCGAGTGGGTGTACGCCTGGATCAAGAACCCGCAGGCCTATGCTTCGACCGCCACCATGCCCAACTTCGGCTTCAGCGACGCCGATGCGCGCGACATCTCCGCCTTCCTGGTGGCGCAGAGCACGGCGATCAACCTGCCGGCGCCGACGCAGGCCGCGCCCGCCGCCAAGCAGGATCCCCAGGCGGGCGCGAGCCTCTACGGGGAGTCCTTCTGCGCCTCTTGTCATGCGGTGCAGAACGCTGCGGGCGCGCTGGTGGGCGGCGACCTGGGGCCGGAGCTGACCCGCATCGGCAGCAAGGCCAAGCCGGAGTGGCTGGAAGCCTGGCTGCGCGATCCCGCGGCCTACGATCCCGACACCAAGATGCCGCGCTACCGCTTCAGCGAGGCGCAGGTCGCGCTGCTGGTCAATTTCCTGGGAGCGAAGAGCGACAGCGACCTGCTGGCCAACGTCCATCTGGACGCGGCCACATCGCAGCAGATCGCCCACGGCAAGCAACTGGTCACCGAGTACGGCTGCGCCTCCTGCCACGAGATCGACGGCATCAAGAAGCCGGAGAACTTCGCTCCCGACCTGAGCCGGGTGGGCAGCCGCTCGCTGGCGCAACTGGTCTTCGCCGAGGGCATGCCGCACACCCTGCCCGACTACATCGCCGCCAAGATCCGCAACCCGCGGGCCTTCGGACCCGGCCTGAAGATGCCGCAGTTCAGCTTCACGCCGCAGCAGCAGGACGCGCTGACCACGGCGCTGCTGGCGCTCACCGACCGCGCGCAGACGCAGCCGGCGTCGCTGCGCGTCCCCGCCCTGGCCGAATCGCACTACCGGCCCGCGGGCAAGGCAGGGCATCTCATGGACGATCTGCGCTGCTTCTCCTGCCATGCCATCAACGGGCGCGGCGGCGACATGGCTCCCGACCTGAGCTGGGAGGGAAGCGCGGTGCAGCGGCCGTGGCTGGTGGACTTCCTGAAGAACCCCAACACGCTGCGCCCGGCGCTCATCCGCCGCATGCCGCGCTTCAACCTGACCGACGCCGAGATCGCCACGCTCACCGACTACATGATGACCGTCTACCAGGACCCGGCCTTCAACCGCGACGCGGCCGCCGACTCCACCCCGGCGCTGGTCGAGCAGGGGCGGCAACTGTTCTATTCCAAGTTCGCCTGCCAGTCCTGCCACATCGCCGACCCGCAGAAGGACAAGGGCTACATCGGGCCGACGCTGGCGCAGGTGGGCTCGCGCCTGACGCCAGCGTGGGTCTTCCATTACCTGAAAGACCCGCAGGGGATGCGCCCGGGCACACTCGAGCCCAACCAGAATCTCAGCGACGCCGACGCGCGTGCCCTCACCGCCTTCCTGATGTCGCTCAAGGGGAAGCCCGTGCAGGAGGCGAAGAAGCGATGA
- the sthA gene encoding Si-specific NAD(P)(+) transhydrogenase: MEPEQYDLVVIGSGPAGQKGAICAAKLRKKVAIIERKQTMGGVCVHTGTIPSKTFREAVLYLSGFRQRSFYGRGYTLKGQISMQDLIFRADAVMAREIEVIKSQLRRNRVTVLEGSARFLDAHTLEIAREDGSQLVRGDHVLVACGTRPAHDHSIPIDGKRIFDSDQVHELEELPRDLVVVGAGIIGIEYASMFAALGVRVTLLDQRPVLLDFADREIVESLCFQLRQLGTVFRLGEKVVSLGVEEDRDRVFARLESGKTVHGQALLYAVGRQANSDQLNLEAAALSADGRGKLKVNEHFQTSVPHIYAAGDVIGFPALASTSMEQGRLASCHMFGKPSTIPAHLIPYGIYSIPEISMVGRTEEQLTSEKVPYETGLARYAELAKAQMLGDEQGLLKLLFDPESLRLLGVHAVGDRAAEIIHIGQAVMALGGTMEYFRDAIFNYPTLAEAYKVAALDGLNKL; the protein is encoded by the coding sequence ATGGAACCGGAACAATACGACCTGGTGGTGATCGGCAGCGGCCCGGCGGGGCAGAAGGGCGCCATCTGCGCCGCCAAGCTGCGCAAGAAGGTGGCCATCATCGAGCGCAAGCAGACCATGGGCGGGGTGTGCGTGCACACCGGCACCATCCCCAGCAAGACCTTCCGCGAGGCCGTCCTCTACCTGAGCGGCTTCCGGCAGCGCAGCTTCTACGGCCGCGGCTACACCCTCAAGGGTCAGATCTCGATGCAGGACCTGATCTTCCGCGCGGACGCGGTCATGGCGCGGGAGATCGAGGTCATCAAGTCGCAGTTGCGCCGCAACCGCGTGACCGTGCTGGAGGGCAGCGCGCGCTTCCTGGATGCGCACACGCTGGAGATCGCGCGCGAGGACGGCTCGCAACTGGTGCGCGGCGACCATGTGCTGGTCGCCTGCGGCACGCGCCCCGCCCACGACCACAGCATCCCCATCGACGGCAAGCGCATCTTCGATTCCGACCAGGTGCACGAGCTGGAGGAACTGCCCCGCGACCTGGTCGTCGTGGGCGCCGGCATCATCGGTATCGAGTATGCCTCCATGTTCGCCGCGCTGGGGGTGCGGGTGACGCTGCTGGACCAGCGCCCGGTGCTGCTGGACTTCGCCGACCGCGAGATCGTGGAGAGCCTGTGCTTCCAGTTGCGCCAACTCGGCACCGTCTTCCGGCTGGGCGAGAAGGTGGTCTCCCTGGGCGTCGAGGAGGACCGCGACCGCGTCTTCGCCCGCCTGGAGAGCGGCAAGACGGTGCACGGCCAGGCGCTCTTGTACGCGGTCGGACGCCAGGCCAACAGCGACCAGTTGAACCTGGAGGCGGCGGCGCTCTCCGCCGACGGGCGCGGCAAGCTCAAGGTGAACGAGCACTTTCAGACCAGCGTGCCGCACATCTACGCCGCCGGCGACGTGATCGGCTTCCCTGCCCTGGCCAGCACCTCCATGGAGCAGGGGCGGCTGGCGAGCTGCCACATGTTCGGCAAGCCCTCCACCATCCCCGCCCACCTCATCCCCTACGGCATCTACAGCATCCCGGAGATCTCGATGGTGGGCCGCACCGAAGAGCAGCTCACCAGCGAGAAGGTCCCCTACGAGACCGGGCTGGCCCGCTACGCCGAGCTGGCCAAGGCGCAGATGCTGGGCGACGAGCAAGGCCTGCTGAAGCTGCTGTTCGATCCGGAATCGCTGCGCCTGCTGGGAGTGCACGCGGTCGGGGACCGGGCGGCGGAGATCATCCACATCGGGCAGGCGGTGATGGCGCTGGGCGGGACCATGGAGTACTTCCGCGACGCCATCTTCAACTATCCCACGCTGGCGGAGGCCTACAAGGTCGCTGCCCTGGACGGACTGAACAAGCTGTAG
- a CDS encoding c-type cytochrome: MRRLTIFAALLFLAAGCSRSRPAAPALQPTGWGTAITEASGGKQAAGVGMLLDQPVVVQVNDAQGSGVTGAAVTMQGPAGVRFDPASGLTDSSGQFTTSVSLGGVAGRYQITAWTADKSGKRVELKLEEIALGYQEGLGQQFNRQYCSRCHDPESTPERVSNYDNLTTKPHAFTEGDTLNKMSEADLTAIISHGGPALGKSPEMPSFGYTLSKSEIQALVAYVRAVSDPPYQTAGVVYAQK, encoded by the coding sequence ATGAGACGCCTGACCATCTTCGCCGCGCTCCTGTTCCTGGCAGCCGGTTGCTCGCGCTCCCGGCCGGCGGCGCCCGCGCTGCAGCCCACCGGCTGGGGGACTGCCATCACCGAGGCCAGCGGCGGCAAGCAGGCCGCCGGCGTGGGCATGCTGCTCGACCAGCCGGTGGTGGTGCAGGTGAACGACGCCCAGGGCAGCGGCGTGACCGGTGCGGCCGTCACCATGCAGGGACCCGCGGGCGTGCGTTTCGATCCTGCCTCCGGCCTGACCGACTCCAGCGGGCAGTTCACCACCAGCGTGAGCCTGGGCGGCGTCGCGGGGCGCTACCAGATCACCGCCTGGACCGCCGACAAGAGCGGCAAGCGCGTCGAATTGAAGCTCGAAGAGATAGCGCTCGGCTACCAGGAGGGCCTGGGGCAGCAGTTCAACCGCCAGTACTGCTCGCGCTGCCACGATCCCGAATCCACGCCCGAGCGCGTTTCCAACTACGACAACCTGACCACCAAGCCCCATGCTTTCACCGAAGGCGACACGCTCAACAAGATGAGCGAAGCGGACCTGACTGCTATCATCAGCCATGGTGGCCCGGCGCTGGGCAAGTCGCCGGAGATGCCGTCCTTCGGCTACACCCTGAGCAAGAGCGAGATCCAGGCGCTGGTGGCGTATGTCCGGGCGGTCTCCGATCCGCCCTATCAGACGGCGGGGGTGGTGTATGCGCAGAAGTAG
- a CDS encoding SPFH domain-containing protein, which yields MALFILFLFAIGALFVLFTFLGGFFTVSTAEMAVVQRLGKFVRIAGPGLNFKMPWLEHVAGRVNMRVQQFRVEVETKTKDNVFVKVLVSVQYQVLQDKVYEAFYKLQSPGDQITSYVFDSVRSQVPKLLLDETFEQKDNVANSVKTELSGVMQDYGYAIIKALVTDINPDDKVKSAMNDINAAQREQVAAQARGEADKILKVKQAEAEAESKALQGQGIANQRKAIISGLRESVETFKQSVEGATAQDVMALVLMTQYFDTLKEIGAQTRSNTILMPHSPGALPDFFSQIQNAIMVGARAESESSAAGGGK from the coding sequence ATGGCGCTGTTCATCCTGTTTCTCTTCGCGATCGGGGCCCTGTTCGTCCTGTTCACCTTCCTGGGCGGCTTCTTCACCGTGTCCACCGCGGAGATGGCGGTGGTGCAGCGCCTGGGCAAGTTCGTGCGCATCGCCGGGCCGGGGCTGAACTTCAAGATGCCCTGGCTGGAGCACGTGGCCGGGCGCGTCAACATGCGGGTGCAGCAGTTCCGCGTCGAGGTCGAGACCAAGACCAAGGACAACGTCTTCGTGAAGGTGCTGGTCTCGGTGCAGTACCAGGTGCTGCAGGACAAGGTGTACGAAGCCTTCTACAAGCTGCAGAGTCCCGGCGACCAGATCACCTCCTACGTCTTCGATTCGGTGCGCTCGCAGGTGCCCAAGCTGCTGCTCGACGAAACCTTCGAGCAGAAGGACAACGTCGCCAACTCGGTCAAGACCGAGCTCAGCGGGGTGATGCAGGACTACGGTTACGCCATCATCAAGGCCCTGGTCACCGACATCAATCCCGACGACAAGGTCAAGAGCGCCATGAACGACATCAACGCCGCCCAGCGCGAGCAGGTGGCGGCGCAGGCCCGCGGCGAGGCCGACAAGATCCTCAAGGTGAAGCAAGCCGAGGCCGAGGCCGAGAGCAAGGCGCTGCAGGGGCAGGGCATCGCCAACCAGCGCAAGGCCATCATCAGCGGCCTGCGCGAGAGCGTCGAGACCTTCAAGCAGAGCGTGGAGGGCGCCACCGCCCAGGACGTCATGGCCCTGGTGCTCATGACCCAGTACTTCGACACGCTCAAGGAGATCGGCGCCCAGACCCGCTCCAACACCATCCTCATGCCGCACTCGCCCGGCGCCCTGCCCGATTTCTTCAGCCAGATCCAGAACGCCATCATGGTGGGGGCGCGGGCCGAGTCGGAATCGAGCGCGGCCGGCGGCGGAAAGTAG